The following is a genomic window from Chloracidobacterium sp..
TCGGCGAGATCGCGGATGTGCGGATAACGCAGATCAAATCAAATTCACTATTTGGAGAGATGATCTAACCGAATGAATGAAGACCAGATAGAAGTAAAGATCGGCGCCTTGATCATGGATCCGAACACGAACACGCCGATAATCGTGCTAAAAGGCGTCGATACTGACGCCATGCTTCCGATATGGGTCGGCGCATTCGAAGCCAATGCCATTGCACTCGAGATCGAAAAGGTAACGCCGCAACGGCCTATGACACACGATCTCTTGCGAAATGTCATTCTTCAGTGCCAGCTTTCCGTCACATCCGTTGTAATTACCGACCTGCTCGATAACACATTCTATGCAAGAATAGAACTGATCGACAAGGACAATGAACTCGTGGC
Proteins encoded in this region:
- a CDS encoding bifunctional nuclease family protein — its product is MNEDQIEVKIGALIMDPNTNTPIIVLKGVDTDAMLPIWVGAFEANAIALEIEKVTPQRPMTHDLLRNVILQCQLSVTSVVITDLLDNTFYARIELIDKDNELVAFDARPSDAIALALRLDCPIYVEKNVLELSASSQAQNSSEGDEKDTPPDDWPELIG